A stretch of DNA from Solea solea chromosome 11, fSolSol10.1, whole genome shotgun sequence:
ACATGAACACTCACATCACAAGTTCAAAATTTGCCTGCTTGCCTTTTATGTGGCAAATGGGCAtttgtgctctctctctttgcatAACATGCTGAGCAGCTATACAAGCCAATAACAACTAAAGCAACACaatacaaaataagtcaaagtATAAGGTGACTGACTTGGATGCAAAATGAAAACTATGTGGAGGACAACCACCAATCATCGACCTATGATGATGAACAATGTAGTTTTCAGCACAGCTACATGCAACAACATGACatcataaatgtcagaaaatgcagcTATATTAAATATCTACCTACTTGTTTGCAGTTTTGTCTTTTAATGTACAATATGAACAATATCTAAACATGATGTGGCTGTTGATGAGTTAAAAACATGATGTGGTGAAGGAAGTGGGGATGCAAAGTTTTCACAGTTAACAGTGACGTACACTCACTATCTGATTTCCCATTTCCTTTTATGTCAATATGTTGGCTGTTTGAAGGTGATCTGTTTCTTAGTTCCCACCTCCGCTCTtttaggtcacatgactgatcaGTGATAAATATTGTGCTGAACAAGTGaagattaagaaaaaaaaaaaaaggctctctGCCCCACGTGCGAAAAAACACAGCATCAGATAAAACTTGTTACCAGAAATCCACCTTATCCTTTTGTTCAAATGACATTTGTCACTATATAACATGCAGGGGTGTTACCTCTTATCCACCACAATCAAGCTCAGGTCTGTGTGTCTctaatttaaacaaaacactaaacCCTTTACATGTGAATTTGAAGTGGACTTTTTAAGGCTTCACATACAAATGAAAAGGGGCCGTTTGTAAAGTGGCTCACTTTTGCCAGAGTTAGCTTcaaacagtgttttaaaaacccaaatattaaatgttacacctaaatgttaaatctaaatgatcACTTGAAGTACAGGTAGTGCCGGTCATAAGTCCCTCCATAGAGAGGACACTAAACACTCAAGAATGTacttttttggtttggtttttagACAACAGGAAGTTTTTCCTTTACTAACTTCTAACTTCTGCCTAAAACTAAACTAAGTTCAATCAGTAGACATAATGAACCTTTCACAACACTcaaatgaaacatgtttttgttatgttttgtagTTATAATCATGCTAATGTATCTTCAAGTGTTTATTTACTCCTCATTTGATTCTATTGTATAAAAGCAGTTTTGGTACTTCCTGTGACCAGCAGTGTGAATTTAGCAAAATATTTAGTTGGAAAGTAaagaaatgtatattatttttatttatttattttatttaaactccTCATGCTATGACTTCAGTTTCTCATGAAACCTTTTTTTGGTCAATTAGTGTCTAATAAATCCCACACATTCATCTCCCAAACCATGTTACTCAATATGGGTTTGTCTTCCTCCAACTCCATTATATAaatctttttatattattatttaaagtcgACATTACATCCATGGGCATACATAAATAGATAGCAAGTCAATTAACACTTTGGGCCCATTTTAACACATTATATCACATTTAGTTTcaactgagaaaataaacaatgcaCTAAACATGTCCAACAGAGGCAGTTTATCATATTTAAATTCTGAGTTTTACCTTCAGGTTCAGCGCTTGGCAGCAGATGCATGGGCGAAGTGTGACTGTGAGCCATTATGGGGGTTTCCTCAGAAATGTGAAACatcttataaaaacaaaaacaaaaaaaacaacagcagtacATTTTGTGTATCTATCATTTTGTGTATCTTGTATTCATCTTTACATGACCGTTGTGTCTGAACCTCCACCTACAGAGCTACTCCAAGCTATAATGTCGAAAAGGTCACAAACtgaacacaaacctgtgtggtTGGTCTGCTGCCTTGAAGACTGTGATGTTCtgttaagacaaaaaaaagaagcagatttTATCAGTAAACTTCCTGCTGGTTcaagaaagatttttttttaaagtttctgtTAAACTTCTGAGAAAGGACATTTTCTTGGTCAATATCTGTCAAACGTTTTATTTTAAGCATCTGCTGTGTGTCCATACACAGCAGATgcttaaactttttttaaaacttatgCAACACATCTACTACTTTTATAAAGTTACTCTACTTCAACCATGATTTCTTAATATTTTGTATAGTATATAAAGGACACCTAACTTACTTTCTAATTACATTCACTCATATTTAGTACTGTTTTGGACATGGTGGTGGTTAACAGGCGGAAAGGTCAGCTATTGTTTGTTTCTCCAttcctttctgcatggagtttgcatgttctccccgtgtgtgtgggggtttctccgggttttccagcttcctcccacagtccaaaaacaagcaatatggggattaggtagattggacactctaagttgaccgtaggtgtgagtgtgatagtgaagggttgtttgtctctacgtgtggccctgcgatggactgggtgtccagggtgtacccgcctattgccctatgtaggctaagattggcacagctagcacctgcgaccctcatgtggaggataaagcggtagaggatggagggatggtTACCGTTGAGACGCTTGACTTGTTCTTCCACACCTTTTTTGGTTCTCCAGCAGGGAATCCGGTTTTGGTTGATGAGCAGGGTGATGAGCAGTAGTAGCAAAAAAGCCACAACAAATATCACCACAACTACCCAGAGAATTAGCCAGGGCATAGAGTTTACTGCAGTGGACACAAACAAATACTGACATAACTCCACAGTCATCATCAACAATTCTGTCCCTGATTCTGAAACTATGCACAATCCCTCAAAGCAAGTGTCTCATCCAAACGTGATGGGAGTAATAAAACCCCAAATGAGTTTCACAATGATTTTACTAGTAAAAGTCTGATAAATATTTAAACCTAACTGTTAAGCTGGCTCTGAACaggattttctgttttatttgaaagtgtGGCTTTTGTAGCTGTCACAGTCACAGATGTAGGTAATGAAGTTGTAGATGGAGTTGGAGGTTGAGCCAAGGTGTCCttcctgaaaaaagaaaatgcaacaaTGGAATCTTGAAGCATAACTCAAACGATACATTCAAAGAATTTCACAAAAGTCACACAACTATGGTCACATTTTCCCGCTTGTCTGTAAAGgacaataaaataacctctGAATGTGATGATGGATTAAAGTGTAGACTCCTTGTGAGGAGTAAACatattcacatacaaaataGTAGAAGATACTTCAACACTGCCATCTTTTCCTTACACAACTGCCACATTTCAATAAATGATGTGTAATCGCCTATCAAGAGTGTAAactgattattaaaaatggAGTAGAGTTCTTCCTAAATTGAATTGCATTTGCATAGGTTTGCATTTAATACAAAGGCAGGTTTGTTAAAGGTTTGTGGGAGTTTGCATTTAAACTGCAGGAGGACGCCACACACGTAtgctataaataaaaatgcttcaGTATCTGTCTGCATAAAGCTACCGAGATCCTGATCAGTTGCAGATTCATTTTCTGTTGATTGACACATAGATTAATTCACAACTGTAACCCCATCAGAGACAAAACAGTACAAGAGCTCGCACCTTTTGTTGTGCTGGCACTTCTTTTCGTAGTCAGGGTTAGTGTTAACCCTAGACTCTGGAAAAAATATGAGGATGAGTATGTGGGAGGAATACGGCTTCTTTTTTGTCAGTGATGTCgtcatttcaaaatgatgtCCTTTGACTTCACTTACCATCGCCTAACGTACATGACAGGCAATTTTTAAAGTCTTCGGTGCCTTCATTGTAATATCCTTCTTGACAGTCACATACTCTGTTACTTGTAAAGTTGCAAGCCTGTATTTCCACTTCAAGATCTgggggagtaaaaaaaaagatatatatatatatatatacatatacatatacatatactgtgaATTCTGTTTTCTGTGAATTAATGTATTTGTAATACAAGCTGCGAAAGCACGATTCAAAGGTTATTTTAATCAGTTTCCACTTTGTTTAAATTGTAAACGGGGATACAGGTTCAATCTAGTCCAGTCTGTTTTTTATACCTAGTCAAGTGAGGCTGGAGTTAAACTCAATACTATTACTGTCTTAcggcttatttttttttaccttgtggAAATGACGGCATAAAGAGTCACACGTTGACAACAGCTTGCAtcataatttcatttaaaaaaaaaaaaaacaacactgtcaaaccaCTTCATTATATCGTAGTCAAACTTCATTTCAAAATCCTACATGGTAACAGATCAGTCGACCCAAGACGGATACTTACGTTCACATTGACGTTGACATAACAAGCACCTATCATGGGAGTTTTCCAACGCTGTGTATGAgttgttgtcacattttctaCATCTGTACATCTTTGCAGCTTGATTGTTGCAGTCACCAACTTTATGATATCCTAGAACACAGTGGGGACAGGGAGAAATAGCATGAGTTGTGATCATTTCACTGTGCGCTCATAACAAGATTATTACATACAGTCCCCGCTTACAACTTACCGGCTGGACACTTTATATAACATTTATCACTGGGTTGTTCTGTTGCCTGAGGGTATGTGTGTCCACTGGAAAGTAAGAGAAGTATCAGTGGGAAAccctgaaagacaaaaatgaggGTTTGAAGATCTGAACTACAGTGTggacagggggggggggacgctCAGAAGGACACTTTGACATGAGAGCTTTCTCTTTTCAATTTTCATACAAGTATTACAATTCAAGCATGCTGCCTAGTTATTACAAAGGTCTATTCAAACATTTTCTAAGACTCTGTTCATACGTGTTTACTATACACCTGTCTACTGTATATCAATGCCATGTGTAAACAACAGGATTATATGAAAAAACATACTACACATTGTAAcatagattaaaaacaaaacaaaacagaagaggCTGCCAAACTTGAGCCAAAAGTATTATGtgcatttattcattgtctaccgcttgatggtcccagctgacatagggcagaggtggggtacaccatggacaggtcatcagtccatcGCTGGGCCGTATTATATACCCGTTCCCTTACATATGTTTTACCCCCTGTGTTTAAATTCAAAAATGACCAGTAACAAAGCAAGTGGTAGAGGAAGGTGACAGCTGCACTTTAGACAGCAGTGACCTTGAAGTCCTCAGCAACTAtatcaaaaaccaaaaacctctGGGAGGGCCAGTATCACGCGCAAATCTTATCCACACATGTTGTCATTTGCTGCGGCTCAGATTAAGACAGTGAATAATTCAGATTGTACAAATCCGGACCAAGCCTGATGAAAAACTGCCACAACACATCTGATATTTTGTGAGGGCATTTCGTCCTCCTGTTGCACCGGAGTGTGGTCAAAAGTGTGGTGATACAGGTCATTAGAGCCTCACAGACAACGCAAGTACAATGActggccattttattaggtaaaTCTAGTCAAAACAACCATAAATCACAAGGGACAAAACAAGGGCTTTCGTCAAACAACTGTATCTCAGACACCAAGTAAATCCAGAGGAACTGCAATGGTTTGTTGGTtgtacatttttgagttattgtttGTTGAATTAACCAGCGACTACTCAGATGTTTTCAATTTTAGTCTCCTATGATAACAAACAGATTATCTTCTCTTTTCTGACCTTTGTTCTCTAATTGACCATTTAGTTGTAGCCTCAATAACACTTATTCCACAACAATAAATAGACCAAACTTTAGTAATATCTTTATGTCACTAAGTCTATTTCCTAGAAGTTGTGCAGCAGCtggaaataaacaacatttgcaGTCACATATGTAATGCTTGAACCCTGACACCACAGAGTGAATCTAATGAGCTATGCAGGAACGTGCTAATTCCAAAttcctaaaaaaataaaacaattaccTTTCACTCACATTATCTACCAAAATAATGCCAtctactgtacgtgtgtgtgtggtaaccTTCATAGTTCACACTGTGGTTCCTGTAATGAGGAGTGATAATTATCTGAAGCTGTTTCAAAGAAACCAAATTAAATCCTTCTTGAAAAGTTGCTGGTGCAAATACTACTTACCATGACAAAGTCCATGTCAGAAAACCAAACTTAGAGGCAAATCAACACTGACACCATACAGATTTCACCAGAGGAGGATGTGAGTGAATCCAACAGCAGAGTGAGGCATTCTGATGTTTAACACTCCAGTGAATTTCCTTTGAAGATTAGTCAAGAAAAGTGTTTGCATGTGTCACAAATGTCACCTCTGAGGACTCTTCAGAGAAATGGTGTCAGGAacaggaaacacagtgagatcactctgacacacacacacacacacacatgttcgacattcatgacttgaggggacattgcattgacttacattcatttcttggagacttactctaaccttaaccacaattactactggcctaatccttatcctaatcctaaccctaaccctaaccctaacctcaacctaaccatgaaacatatcttcaccttaaaatgtagtaatttacgttatggggacttgctttttgtccccacaaggaggacaagtccccataatgtgactgtgtaaacaggttttggtccccacaacatgagtaaaacctggaacacacacacacacaaacacacacacacacacgcacacacacacacacacacactttcacacacacacacacacacacacacacacacacacactttcattctGCCTTCATTACGTCATTAGGACATTCAGACACAATGCATCCCTCAGCTTGTAACCATTCATACTTCCCCAAATTTTCCTCACAATGATGAGTTTGAACCATAATTTGCATTAACAaccacagatgcacacacacacacacacacacattattgtttccATATTGTCACAGCACCTGTGAGTCCAAATGTcaaaacaatgtgtgtgtttacatgccgTCAATCTATACTGTGCTACACATGCaacacccccccctccccatcaATTTCATGCAGCCCAGCTCGTGTTATCAAGTTGTCATAAAAACAATTGGCATAAACAGTGaacactatttatttatttattttaaataatacataaggTCATATTCAtcacataaaacatttattacaaataaagtgttttaatttgggttttttttgcaatttcatttttgattttactttatttcttttattttttcattgtctttattGTGGACTATACTGTTTCATCtcaaaataaagacttttactttgaaatactgTGGAAGATCATCATGAATAACACAACTGTGATACCACTTGACTGGACAACTGTGTTTCTACAGTAGGGTGTGATGCAGACTTGGGGATAAgccaaattggacactgtatgtgtgagtgtcgGAGTGAATGGTTGGTAGTCTCCATTGGCCCTTTTCTACTTTGGTCCCAGctcacctcgcctcgcctcgcctcgcctcaccacGGCACAGTTTAATTTGGTTTTCCACtgcaaaaatagtacctactcaatttGGGCGGAGACATCattgcacggctgcatgaaactgccgtgacacacacaacgagtgactagtgacctgtaaagcagttgttttcagtgtaactgaatcactagaatcagttccTTAAagaatatttgttcagtacgtcctccatgaccggagcacaaactccgtctgacacagtcactggactgaaacacagcggcagggtttgtgatgccgctcgcgatcagcagtgctgtcacttcCCTGGTCATTGttagagattaacccacatttttaggattgttaagtcttatTAACCGATCTACAGTCCGGCTTGATTCTTGTCTCTTGatatctcttcctgtgacggcacaaTCAATGGCCGGCAGTCAGGCAAAGTCACGCATAGCATcgtctcagctcgcttggaacctcgccagagcaggtactgaaaaaaggaccaggtactatgctagtggaaatgcaacttaactGTTCTGTGCCGAGGCATCTCTCTGggacactgctgctgtttgggGGAACATTGTTTTTGCCAGCAGAAATACTGAACTTGCGTGATTTGATAAAACATGAGGCACTTACATAAACTATATTTAGTAGAGCTGAAGCGATTAatcgactattttgataatcgatgaatcggtttgaagctttattcatgattaaaacaagattttcaattgtttaaacttcttaaatatgaatattttcttcatttctttgctctggataacaaagaaatcattaaaaagtcaatcattttggtttgtggacaaaacaagacatttgagaacatcatcatttccaggtttgacaaacaccgatcaacatttttcctgatatttcatggaccaaacgattcatcgattaatcgagaaaataatcaacagattaatcgagtgtgaaaataatcattagctgcagctctaatattTAGCATATTTCCTGATTCTATCAGCTTCCTTTTTTTCATTAGAAATGTACATTTGAATATATGGCTTTTGATTTGGGTATACTACAATTGTCTCATTACACTGTGACcgaattattgttttgtttatttctgcctGATTACGTTGTATCTACACACTTGTTGTGTGTGCTCTCCCCGTTTGTGGGGGGGTTTCtcgccctgtgatggactggtgacctgtccaggacgtaccctgcctttcaccctatgtcatcTGGGCTTGgtacagcaccccccacgaccctcatgtggaggataaagtggtagaagatggatggatggctttttttgtttgttttttccccccatcttgATTTTAATTCAGGTTATTCTTCTGGTTATTTGTTACATATAATTGTAATTTCTACCTCTATGGCGCTTCCTTCGTGATttgacggagtattagggccaaaccgaaaagaaaaaaacactgaatctttcgagaatgaagtcgtaaatgttacgagaataaagttgtaatattaaaaaagttggAATATTACGAGGATAAAGTCGTAGTATTATGATATCAAGCAAAGACGGTCAGCTGCAATCTGCGACAAGATGAGAAACGTGGAgcaattagataaaaaaaacatcctaatataacaactttattctttttttttctttttgcacttAGTTTGGCCCCGATACTCCATCATACCTTCATCTCTTTAATGTGTACCTTATGTTTAATCTTTCTGAATATGAGCAATTTAAATGTGCTTTGTTTGAGTGTGGGGATGTGCTTGTTTTTATGCAGagcattttgtaaaatgttgtttatgACCAGTTAATTACAAAGATTTTTGAAAAGGAACTTAAATGATGCAAATtttaccatatatatatatgtatatgtatatatacatatgtagtTTAATTCTAAACGTAGTTGTCTACTTTTCTTGCTctcttattaaataaatgtagtaTTTCCACAATGTGCTGTTGATATTTCAGGATCTGAGTGAACAAGCTTGCACATCTGTAAGTCGTCTAAATTCATCCAAAACGCGCAGAGGAAACGC
This window harbors:
- the si:ch211-112c15.8 gene encoding tumor necrosis factor receptor superfamily member 1A encodes the protein MDFVMGFPLILLLLSSGHTYPQATEQPSDKCYIKCPAGYHKVGDCNNQAAKMYRCRKCDNNSYTALENSHDRCLLCQRQCEHLEVEIQACNFTSNRVCDCQEGYYNEGTEDFKNCLSCTLGDESRVNTNPDYEKKCQHNKRKDTLAQPPTPSTTSLPTSVTVTATKATLSNKTENPVQSQLNINSMPWLILWVVVVIFVVAFLLLLLITLLINQNRIPCWRTKKGVEEQVKRLNEHHSLQGSRPTTQMFHISEETPIMAHSHTSPMHLLPSAEPEAKKQDEQSEHLPAIVLYAIIKEVPLRRWKEFLRLLSVADQQLERVELETGFGLSSMEKQYQMLRLWSQQSTASLRDVFSALHHMDLSGCAQLLQENLQKLE